The Arachidicoccus terrestris genome includes the window AAGTACTTGCATTCATCGGATGAGATAATGGAAGTAGGTACATTAGAAACGACTCGGGATGCAAATCTCGGAGCCACCTTACGTTATTATCTGGATAGTGTATGTTTTAAAGTGAAATTGCATATTCCGGCCTCAGAATCTGTTACTGTCAAAGGAAAGTTTACCTGGCTCGGTAAGGCGGGGGATAATTTCCCCTCAGGTGAGCAGGACATTGTGTTGCCCCTGAAAAGTGGGACTGCCAGTCAGCAAGTGGCAACAGCAAAAAACGGTAGCGCAACGGCAAATCTGGCCGGTGCGACTACTCAGGAGGACTCCATGCTGAAGATCTTCTGGCTTGGATTGTTGTTTGGGCTGGTTGCAGTATTTACACCCTGCGTATTTCCACTGATTCCGGTAACGGTTAGTTTCTTTTTAAAAAGAAGTAAATCAAGGGCAGAAGGCATCCGCAATGCCCTGACCTACTCTATATCTATCATCCTGATCTATACGATACCCACTTTTGTGCTGACAAAGGTATTTGGAGATAGCATCATGTATACGATTGCGACCAGTGCCGTTGCCAATATTATCTTCTTTGTAATATTCGTGATCTTTGCGATTTCTTTTTTCGGAGGTTTTGAGTTGACCCTGCCCAGCAGCTGGGCCACTAAAGCGGATGCAAAAGCTGCCAAGGGGGGCATGCTAGGCACTTTCTTTATGGCGCTTACCCTGGTGATCGTTTCTTTTTCCTGTACGGGACCATTTATCGGGAGTCTCCTGCCACAGGTGGCGACGGCTAATTCAGCTCAGGCAGGGCTGTCTGCGGTTATGGGAATACTTGGACTCAGTGTCGGCCTGGCGATTCCATTTTCCTTGTTTGCCTTTTTCCCGTCGATGCTGCATGCGCTCCCTAAAAGCGGTGGCTGGCTGAACAGCGTTAAAGTGGTATTCGGGTTTATCGAGTTAGCCATGGCCATGAAATTCCTGTCAATGGTAGACCTTATCTATGGGTGGCATTTACTGGACAGGGAGATTTTCCTCGCGATATGGATCGTACTGGCCCTGCTCACAGGTTTTTATCTGCTCGGAAAACTTAAATTCTCTCATGACAGTGATCTCAAATATATCAGCATACCCAGACTCTTCTTCGCTATCTGTTTTTTGACATTTGGCATGTATCTGATTCCCGGGATGTGGGGAGCACCGCTTAAATCCATGAGTGGTTTGTTGCCGCCACCCAGCACACAGGACTTTGACCTGAATCAATTACAGTATAAAATCGAGGATATTCCCGGCTCAGGAGGGGAAGCGGTCAGCAGCGGCAGCCCGGCTAATCCGCCTAAGCTTTATACAGATAAATTGCATATGCCGCTCGGCTTAACGGCCTATTTTGACCTGGCGGAAGGGATGGCTGCAGCCAAAGCCTTGCATAAGCCGGTGATGCTGGATTTTACGGGCCATTCCTGCACCAATTGCCGGAAAATGGAAAATGAGGTATGGAGTAACCCGGACGTACTAAAACGGCTGAAAAAAGATTTCGTTATTATTAGTTTGTACACCGATGAAAAGTCGCCGCTGCCCCCCGAACAGGTGTATACCAGTAAAAATGGTAAAACCATTGCGGATGTCGGTAGTAAAAATCTCGATTATGAGCAATCTAAGTTCGGCTTGATCTCTCAACCGCTGTATATGTTTCTGGATCTGGAGGGCAACCCGCTCAGTGAAGAACGTTACGGATATGATCCGGATATTCAGAAGTTCATCCATCATTTAGATAACGTAAAACAAACCTTTGCTGCAAAAGAAGAAAAGATCAATTAAAGGAGATAGCAATAAATCATAAAGTTTCTCATGTACCTAAGAAGGGGGCTGTAGTCTTGCAGTCCCTTGTTTATTACCGGATATATGTTTCATCAAATTGTAGTCTGTACTATCTTGCTATAATACCAGTTGTCGGAAACCTGCCAATGTAATTGAAATAAAAAATATTTATATATTTGTATCAGCGCATAAAATTCTGATTAGGTATACAATTATGCTTTCATGTATTGGAAACCGAAAAACATCCAGTAGCGTTATGATCAATTTTATTCTATTACAAGGTGCCAGCGATCTTGGGAAGTCAACCACGGAAGAGGTCATCAATGGTATAAAGGGGCTGGGCAAGTGGGGAGATATGGGTATGGCGTATTTACCCAAGATCATTGGCGCCCTGTTGGTTGGTTTTATCGGTTACTGGCTGATTAAATGGGTAATGCGCCTGTTCATAACATTTTTGCGAAAACGGCATATAGATGAATCACTGCAGACTTTTCTTTCTTCCATAATAAAAATAAGTTTTATTGTTCTTTTGGTGCTGATCATTATCAGTATACTGGGCTTTGATATTACCGGCGTTGCGGCATTGCTGGCAGGCGCTGGCTTTGCACTTGGCAGTACGCTAAACGGGACACTGGGGAATTTTGCAGGCGGGGTCATGATTCTGATTTTAAAGCCCTTTAAAGTAGGCGATTTGATTGAGGCGCAACAGCAGTTTGGGATCGTTAAAGAGATTGGTATCGTTTACACGTCGATATTAACCTCACAAAATAAAACCATACGGTTACCCAATGGTGCATTGAGCACAGGTGTGATCAATAACTATACGGATCAGGATAACCTCCGGATAGATATTAAAGTGCCGGTAGCGGACTACACTAATGTAGATAAAGCAAGACAAGTGGCTATCGAGGCGATGAAGACGATTCCTACAGTCATTTCAGACCCGGCGCCGGATGTAAAGGTGACAGAACTTACCGGAGACGGTCCGGTCCTTGTGCTGTGGCCAAGGATTAAAATTAAACCTTACGATCATAAAAATCCACGCCAGATGGAAGCCGATTATTATAGTGTCTATTTCGGGGTGCGAAAAGCGGTTTACGACGCCTTCGTCTTAAATAATATATCTACCCCAAGTAATACTTTTGAGGTAACGATGATGGGAGAAAGAGCGCCACATAAGGGGTTTGATGTGTAGAAATCGATCTGTATGTCGGTATTTATACTAAAATGCCGGTGTCTATTCATTATGCCGGGCATCTTAGCAGTTGAGCCGTTTCCTATTATTTTTTTGCTTTTAACTCATTTTGTAAAGCGAACATTTCGTCTCTCAGGCGGGCCGCTTCTATAAAGTCCAGGTCTTTAGCCGCCTTTTCCATTTGCTTCTTAACCTTGGTAACAGCTTTCTCCAGGAAGGGGATCGTCCGCCTGGCCGGATCCACCTGGGATTCGCTCACCTTGTGTTCGATGATATCCTCATTATAACCGATCGCATAGGCTTTATGCTCGTCAAATCCTTTAATGTCCAGGACGGCTGTCTGGGCAAAGACCTGCTCTTTACTTTTTGCAACCGTTGTAGGGATAATATGGTGTGCCTCATTATAGGCGATTTGCTTTTCCCTTCGCCGGTTGGTTTCGTCAATGGTGCGCTGCATGCTCATGGTCATCTTGTCTGCATAAAATATGACCCGGCCTTCTGCGTTACGGGCCGCGCGACCTGCCGTCTGGGTTAGGGATCTTTCATTTCTTAAAAAGCCTTCTTTATCGGCGTCCAGGATGGCGACTAAGGTCACTTCCGGTAAATCCAGCCCTTCACGCAGCAAATTCACCCCGACCAATACATCGATCTCTCCGAGTCTTAATTGACGTAAGATTTCCACACGGTCAAGCGTATCGACATCACTGTGGATATACTTGGAATTGATATTGATCTTTTTGAGATATTTATCCATTTCTTCGGCCATTCTCTTTGTTAGCGTAGTAACGAGAACACGACCTCCTTTTTTAACCTGTTGGTCGATCTCATCCAGAAGATCATCGACCTGATCATGGCTGGGCCGGATTTCAATCGGTGGATCTAATAAACCCGTGGGCCGCACGACCTGTTCGACTACTACGCCGCCGGTTTTTTCGAGTTCATAATTGCCGGGCGTGGCAGAGACAAATATGGTCTGCCCGATCATGGATTCAAACTCGCTGAAACTGAGTGGGCGGTTATCTATTGCACTGGGAAGCCGGAATCCATATTCGACAAGTGTCAATTTTCTGCTTCTGTCTCCTCCATGCATGCCGGAGATCTGGGGTATGGTCTGATGTGATTCGTCCAGAATACATAAAAAGTCGTCAGGGAAGTAATCCAACAGACAAAAAGGCCTGGTCCCCGGTTCTCTCCTGTCAAAAAAACGGGAATAGTTCTCAATACCATTGCAATACCCCAGTTCCCGCATCATTTCCAGGTCATACTCTACTCTTTCTTTAATACGTTGGGCTTCCAGGTGCCGGCCGATGCCCTCGAAATATTCTATCTGTGCCCGAAGCTCGTCCTGGATCTCATAAGTGATCTGTTGCATCATGTCCTTGGGTGCCAGATACAGATTGGCCGGAAAAATGGCGGCATTGTCCATTCTCAGCATCCGCTGATTGGTAATGACATCGATCGTCTCAATCGACTCAATCTCGTCATCGAAGAAGGTAATCCGGTATCCATAGTCCACATAGGGAAGATTGATATCGACCGTGTCCCCCTTCACCCTAAAGCTGCCACGGGTAAAATCGACTTGTGTCCGGACGTATAAAGAGTTGACCAAGGCATGTAAAAAAGCCTGGCGAGGGATCACCTGGCCGACATGTAAACGAATGATTCCTTTCTCGAACTCTGCAGGGTTCCCGATACCATATATGCAACTGACACTGGCGACGATCACGATATCCCGGCGACCGCTGAGGAGCTGAGCAGTGGCCTGAAGCCGCAGCTTGTCCAGTTCCTCATTGATACTGAGATCCTTCTCGATATAGGTATTACTGACCGGCATAAAAGCCTCAGGCTGATAATAATCGTAGTAACTGACAAAATAGCCAACAGCATTGTGCGGAAAGAACTGTTTAAACTCTCCATACAATTGGGCCACCAGGGTTTTATTATGTGTCAGGACCAGGGTGGGGCGCTGTACATTCTGGATGACATTGGCCATCGTAAAGGTCTTACCGGAACCTGTTACGCCCAATAATGTCTGAAACTGTTCGCCTGCATTCAGTCCATCCGTTAACTGACGGATGGCCGCTGGCTGATCCCCGGAGGGTGTATAATCGGCTTGTAATTCAAAAGGCATAGAGCGAAGTTACGAACTTGCTTTCTTAATGAGGTGCTATTTACCTATTCCTTAAGGTGGCCCACCGAAAGAATAACAGTGTCTCTAAATCTTCGTTGAAA containing:
- a CDS encoding mechanosensitive ion channel family protein is translated as MINFILLQGASDLGKSTTEEVINGIKGLGKWGDMGMAYLPKIIGALLVGFIGYWLIKWVMRLFITFLRKRHIDESLQTFLSSIIKISFIVLLVLIIISILGFDITGVAALLAGAGFALGSTLNGTLGNFAGGVMILILKPFKVGDLIEAQQQFGIVKEIGIVYTSILTSQNKTIRLPNGALSTGVINNYTDQDNLRIDIKVPVADYTNVDKARQVAIEAMKTIPTVISDPAPDVKVTELTGDGPVLVLWPRIKIKPYDHKNPRQMEADYYSVYFGVRKAVYDAFVLNNISTPSNTFEVTMMGERAPHKGFDV
- the uvrB gene encoding excinuclease ABC subunit UvrB, whose protein sequence is MPFELQADYTPSGDQPAAIRQLTDGLNAGEQFQTLLGVTGSGKTFTMANVIQNVQRPTLVLTHNKTLVAQLYGEFKQFFPHNAVGYFVSYYDYYQPEAFMPVSNTYIEKDLSINEELDKLRLQATAQLLSGRRDIVIVASVSCIYGIGNPAEFEKGIIRLHVGQVIPRQAFLHALVNSLYVRTQVDFTRGSFRVKGDTVDINLPYVDYGYRITFFDDEIESIETIDVITNQRMLRMDNAAIFPANLYLAPKDMMQQITYEIQDELRAQIEYFEGIGRHLEAQRIKERVEYDLEMMRELGYCNGIENYSRFFDRREPGTRPFCLLDYFPDDFLCILDESHQTIPQISGMHGGDRSRKLTLVEYGFRLPSAIDNRPLSFSEFESMIGQTIFVSATPGNYELEKTGGVVVEQVVRPTGLLDPPIEIRPSHDQVDDLLDEIDQQVKKGGRVLVTTLTKRMAEEMDKYLKKININSKYIHSDVDTLDRVEILRQLRLGEIDVLVGVNLLREGLDLPEVTLVAILDADKEGFLRNERSLTQTAGRAARNAEGRVIFYADKMTMSMQRTIDETNRRREKQIAYNEAHHIIPTTVAKSKEQVFAQTAVLDIKGFDEHKAYAIGYNEDIIEHKVSESQVDPARRTIPFLEKAVTKVKKQMEKAAKDLDFIEAARLRDEMFALQNELKAKK
- a CDS encoding protein-disulfide reductase DsbD family protein → MRKLIVAVLALLSIQYAASGQDGIHFRDTVVRINDSIAELQIYARQDKGVALFSTRKVNPDDAFLSAFTPDSSIAKYLHSSDEIMEVGTLETTRDANLGATLRYYLDSVCFKVKLHIPASESVTVKGKFTWLGKAGDNFPSGEQDIVLPLKSGTASQQVATAKNGSATANLAGATTQEDSMLKIFWLGLLFGLVAVFTPCVFPLIPVTVSFFLKRSKSRAEGIRNALTYSISIILIYTIPTFVLTKVFGDSIMYTIATSAVANIIFFVIFVIFAISFFGGFELTLPSSWATKADAKAAKGGMLGTFFMALTLVIVSFSCTGPFIGSLLPQVATANSAQAGLSAVMGILGLSVGLAIPFSLFAFFPSMLHALPKSGGWLNSVKVVFGFIELAMAMKFLSMVDLIYGWHLLDREIFLAIWIVLALLTGFYLLGKLKFSHDSDLKYISIPRLFFAICFLTFGMYLIPGMWGAPLKSMSGLLPPPSTQDFDLNQLQYKIEDIPGSGGEAVSSGSPANPPKLYTDKLHMPLGLTAYFDLAEGMAAAKALHKPVMLDFTGHSCTNCRKMENEVWSNPDVLKRLKKDFVIISLYTDEKSPLPPEQVYTSKNGKTIADVGSKNLDYEQSKFGLISQPLYMFLDLEGNPLSEERYGYDPDIQKFIHHLDNVKQTFAAKEEKIN